A window of the Natrinema salifodinae genome harbors these coding sequences:
- a CDS encoding metal ABC transporter substrate-binding protein, translating to MNLTRRALVKGGAGAVAAGTLAGCLDDVGTANAELDAGYAAFFTLRDWTQQVSGDAIDFEDPVGTGEAGHGWQPSGDLTRDIADAGAFVYLDTPEFSWAQDVAATLEADYDTVAVIDGLADLDADDLLDWEHEVDAGDHDHDHDAENESHEEHDHDDHDHGDEDGHDDHDHDPSSIDPHVWLDPVLAQDIVDTIATGLADADPDNAETYEDNADAYIEELDALDQTFEELIDAADRRVAVFAGHDSFTYLQERYGFEIHTPTGVSPQEQPSQSAISETIDLIDEEGIDTILYGPFEAPDGAYPQLVETILDDSQATDAKALTHLSGTLAEWEDEEWGYRKQMEEINLPALREAVGAQ from the coding sequence ATGAACTTGACACGACGCGCGCTGGTGAAAGGTGGCGCCGGCGCAGTCGCCGCCGGTACTCTCGCCGGCTGTCTCGACGACGTCGGGACCGCCAACGCGGAGCTCGACGCCGGCTACGCTGCGTTCTTCACCCTCCGGGACTGGACCCAACAGGTGAGCGGGGACGCGATCGATTTCGAGGATCCAGTCGGAACCGGCGAGGCCGGTCACGGCTGGCAGCCGAGCGGGGACCTCACGCGAGACATCGCCGACGCGGGCGCCTTCGTCTACCTCGATACGCCCGAGTTCTCGTGGGCTCAGGACGTCGCGGCGACGCTCGAAGCCGACTACGATACCGTGGCTGTGATCGACGGTCTCGCGGATCTGGATGCTGATGACCTCCTCGACTGGGAGCACGAGGTCGACGCCGGTGACCACGATCACGACCACGACGCGGAGAACGAGTCGCACGAGGAACACGATCACGACGATCACGATCACGGCGACGAGGATGGACACGACGACCACGACCACGATCCGTCGTCGATCGATCCGCACGTCTGGCTCGATCCCGTTCTCGCACAGGATATTGTCGATACCATCGCGACCGGCCTGGCCGACGCCGACCCGGACAACGCCGAGACCTACGAGGACAACGCCGACGCGTACATCGAGGAACTCGACGCGCTCGATCAGACGTTCGAGGAGCTGATCGACGCGGCCGACCGACGGGTCGCCGTCTTCGCCGGCCACGACTCGTTTACTTACCTGCAGGAGCGATACGGGTTCGAAATTCACACCCCGACTGGCGTCTCTCCGCAGGAGCAACCGAGCCAGAGCGCCATCTCCGAGACGATCGATCTCATCGACGAGGAAGGGATCGACACGATCCTCTATGGCCCCTTCGAGGCACCCGACGGGGCGTATCCGCAACTCGTCGAAACGATTCTCGACGACAGCCAGGCCACCGACGCGAAGGCGCTGACGCACCTGTCGGGCACCCTCGCCGAGTGGGAGGACGAGGAGTGGGGCTACCGCAAACAAATGGAAGAAATAAACCTCCCCGCGCTTAGAGAGGCAGTAGGCGCACAGTGA
- a CDS encoding metal ABC transporter ATP-binding protein, translated as MTVVNLQNVTFAYGEQPAVADVSLTVEAGDFLGLIGPNGSGKTTLLHLMLGLRNPDSGTIELFGEPVDSFDDGERIGYVSQQATSRGGSMPVTVREAVTMGRFAHAGHGRLTDEDREIVADAIETVGIADLADRQVNQLSGGQRQRAYIARALASEADLLALDEPTVGVDAESRDAFYQLLESLNDDGITIILIEHDIGVVTDRANRIACINTELYHHGDTESFVESDALTEAYGATGQVVHHHH; from the coding sequence GTGACCGTCGTCAATCTCCAGAACGTGACGTTCGCCTACGGCGAGCAGCCGGCGGTAGCGGACGTCTCGCTGACGGTCGAGGCGGGCGACTTCCTCGGACTGATCGGCCCCAACGGCTCCGGGAAGACGACACTCCTGCACCTCATGCTCGGCCTGCGCAACCCCGACAGCGGCACGATCGAGCTGTTCGGCGAGCCCGTCGACTCGTTCGACGACGGCGAGCGGATCGGCTACGTCTCCCAGCAGGCGACCAGCCGCGGCGGCTCGATGCCGGTCACAGTCCGCGAAGCCGTCACCATGGGTCGATTCGCCCACGCGGGCCACGGCCGACTGACCGACGAGGACCGCGAGATCGTCGCCGACGCGATCGAGACGGTCGGCATCGCCGACCTCGCGGATCGGCAGGTCAACCAGCTCTCGGGCGGCCAGCGACAGCGGGCCTACATCGCGCGGGCGCTGGCCTCCGAAGCGGACCTGCTGGCGCTCGACGAGCCCACCGTCGGGGTCGACGCCGAGTCCCGCGACGCGTTCTACCAGCTGCTCGAGTCGCTCAACGACGACGGGATCACGATCATCCTGATCGAGCACGACATCGGCGTCGTCACGGATCGGGCTAACCGAATCGCCTGTATCAACACGGAACTGTACCACCACGGCGACACCGAATCGTTCGTCGAGAGCGACGCCCTGACCGAGGCCTACGGCGCGACGGGCCAGGTCGTTCACCACCACCACTGA
- a CDS encoding metal ABC transporter permease, which translates to MSQSTSIRRQTERLGLGLTAILAVAMIGLLIIDALRSYPLVGGIYDQARIASWWLDHYLGTNVFYHPFMWRSIATGVLIGVVAPLVGTYLVHREMALIGETLAHTAFAGVAIGLLVSATTGWSGSLMLVALVVGILGALGVQWLAERTDTYGDVPIAIMLTGSFAVGTLIISYGRGMTGISVEDYLFGSISVVTPSGARLMAVLSVVVVAVVVATYKQLLFITFDEQAARVARLNVTWYNTLLIVMTAVVVVGAMQILGVILVAAMLVVPVAAATQIARSFRETLVCSILFGQVAILGGFALSISQGLPTGGSIVVVAIACYLLAILVSGRSTAAISTH; encoded by the coding sequence ATGAGTCAGAGCACTTCGATTCGTCGGCAGACGGAACGGCTCGGACTCGGCCTGACCGCGATCCTTGCGGTTGCGATGATCGGTCTCTTGATCATCGACGCCTTGCGATCGTACCCCCTCGTCGGCGGCATCTACGACCAGGCCAGGATCGCGAGCTGGTGGCTGGACCACTACCTCGGGACGAACGTCTTCTATCACCCGTTCATGTGGCGGTCGATCGCGACCGGCGTGCTGATCGGCGTCGTCGCGCCGCTGGTCGGCACCTATCTGGTCCACCGCGAGATGGCGCTGATCGGCGAGACGCTGGCTCACACGGCCTTCGCCGGGGTCGCGATCGGCCTGCTCGTGAGCGCGACGACCGGCTGGAGCGGCTCGCTGATGCTCGTCGCGCTGGTCGTCGGCATCCTCGGCGCGCTCGGCGTCCAGTGGCTGGCCGAGCGGACCGACACCTACGGCGACGTGCCAATCGCGATCATGCTGACCGGCAGCTTCGCCGTCGGGACGCTCATCATCAGCTACGGCCGCGGCATGACCGGGATCAGCGTCGAGGACTACCTCTTCGGGAGCATCTCCGTCGTCACGCCGTCGGGGGCGCGACTGATGGCGGTCCTCAGCGTCGTCGTCGTCGCCGTCGTCGTCGCGACCTACAAACAGTTGCTCTTTATCACCTTCGACGAGCAGGCCGCCCGGGTCGCGCGGCTCAACGTGACCTGGTACAACACCCTGCTGATCGTGATGACGGCCGTGGTCGTCGTCGGCGCGATGCAGATCCTCGGCGTGATCCTCGTCGCCGCAATGCTGGTCGTCCCCGTCGCGGCCGCGACCCAGATCGCCCGCAGTTTCCGCGAGACGCTCGTCTGTTCGATCCTCTTCGGCCAGGTGGCGATCCTCGGGGGCTTCGCGCTCTCGATCTCCCAGGGGCTTCCGACGGGCGGCTCAATCGTCGTCGTCGCCATCGCCTGTTACCTGCTCGCGATTCTGGTGTCGGGCCGCTCGAC